TAGCTGAATATATTTCGCCTTTGGCAAAGTATACTGCTCTAACAAAAGCATCAGTAACTTTAGCTAAAGGAAGTTTTTCAGTTGCGAATGAAGCTAAATCAACTTGATAGTTTCTATTAGCATTTACCGCTAAGCCTTTAAAAAAGCCTTCTAGGTCAGAAAATGATAAAGAATCTCTCTTACTAAAGTATGCCAAAGCTTCATTTTTTTCATGATATTCAGTGATGCTACTATCTTTTTTAATTAAAAAATTGCAACTTGTTTCTTCATCAAATGTTGCTTTAAGCAACATATTGTTATCTCTTTTTGATGTTATTGTTTCAAATAATTTCATAAAGCATCCTTTCACTAACTTCTGCTTATTTTCTTATTTTATCATTTTAATTTTCATATAATTACATCTAAAAAATTTATTATTTTCGGCATTTTTATGATAATAATATATTATTTTAAACAAAGGAATAAATATGAACAAGATACTAAACACAATAAAGAAAAAATGACATGATTTTTCATTTTTTCCTAAATTAACAATAAGAAAAATTTCTTTTGTTGGAATACTTATAGCAATCTCTGTTGTTATTTTTGTTGTCTTTGCTTCTTTTGTTCCTCTTATTTCAATCCCAACCTATAAAATCAGTTTTATAGGCTTGCCTATTAAAATTAGCGGACTAATTTTCGGGCCTTTAGTTGGAGGAACAGTTGGACTAATAAGCGACATAATCTCCTTTTCAATGTTCCCAACTTTCTATAATTTTTACTATACACTAGCTGCTATTGTTGATGGTGTAATTGCTGGTTTAGTAGGAATAATTTTCCTTAAAATCCTAAATTATGCCTTTGGTGGTCAATTTAGAGATGCTAGTTTTGATAATGCCATCTTTAAACAAAAAGAGCGTTTGTATAAACTAGTATTAGAAGATCCGCAAAGCCCAAAAATTTCTAAAATAAAGACAAAAATTATTATGCTTGGTGAGCAACGTAAAAGCGCAAATGTTACTAACCAAGAAAAAAAACTTCTTAATATCAACTTGCTCGTTGCATTATTATTGATCGTTTTAACAATACTATTTATCTACTTTGTAGTATTCCGTGTTATTGATGATTCTACAATTAAGCAATTTAGCGTAATACCTAATAAAATAGGCTTATACGCCTTAATGACTTCAGGTTATTTAGCTATGTTTATCTTCTTAATAGTGGCTAGATTTAAAATGCATCCTAAGCGTTTCTTAGTAATTATTCCAATTGTTATTTTTTCAGCAATCATTGAATTAATTAATGTGCCACTGCTTTCTTTAGCTGACTATTCAACAACAGGAGCATCAAGCCAAGCTGGCTCAATAATAACTTATATGTTTCAACACATTGTCTTTAGCCCAATTAAAATATGGTTTAATATGTTTGTTATATTTTTTACATACAATGTAATTAACCCACTAGTAAACAAAAACAGCGCTATTATGTACGAATAATAGGCTGTTTTTTAACCTGTTTTATAGGCTTATAAGCTTAATGATTTGTGCTATAAAATTGCAAATTAGTTGGTTTTTCAGCTGTCATGAGAGCTTTCAGACAGTGCATATGCAATTATTAAAAATATTCCACCTATTATGCCAGCAAAAAATATATTGATAATGCCTGTTATTAAAATAAATGTTCTATCATACTTTCTTGCTCCTAGACACATAACAGAAAGAACGATGCTAACAATGCCTACCCCCACTAAAGCAAACAGTGCGCCGCCAACTATTCCTAAAGTAGCACCAACAATGACAAATGTCTCATATTCTTTTTTATTCATACGTAATATTATTTTACTAAAAAGGTAACTTGTGCTTGCCTGTTACCAAATAATTTAATAATAAATTAACTACTTTTGATATTTATTAATAGATTTATAAAGCATTTTTAAGGCTATTTTATAGCCTTTAAAGAAAGGATAAATTTATGAAAAAATCAAAGTTTTTATTACTTGGATCAGTTGCTTCAATGGCCGCAATACCTTTTGTAGCTGCTAAGTGTGGTGGCACTAAAGAAGAAAATAAAAAGCCTGCTGAAATGCCAGGTGGCACAGAACAACCAGGAAAACCAGGTGATACAGATCAGCCTGCACAACCAAACCCTGGCACAACTCCAAGCACACCAGCTAAACCAGGTAAAACCCCTGAAAGAATGGCACAAGATACTGATGTAAGTGGTGCTGACATTAGTGGTTCTATTAAAACGCCAGACACCACTGCAACAAAAACTAAACTTAGTGACGCGCTAAAAACTATTGCTAATAACAACTTAGGAAAAGTACAAGTTTCTAAAGAAGATAAAGACAAAAAAGAAAAAGTTGAGGAAGCAATTAAAACAGCTCTTGTTGCAAAAGTTACAACATTAAAAGGCAAGGACTTAAAATTAAAAGCTGACTTAAGCAAGAATAATGTAGTTGTTTCATCTAATGATTTTGAAGGTGAAGTTACTCTTAAATTTGAAGTTGAAACATCATCTGGAGCAAAAGCAAAACTTAGTGACGCGCTAAAAACTATTGCTAATAACAACTTAGGAAAAGTACAAGTTTCTAAAGAAGATAAAGACAAAAAAGAAAAAGTTGAGGAAGCAATTAAAACAGCTCTTGTTGCAAAAGTTACAACATTAAAAGGCAAGGACTTAAAATTAAAAGCTGACTTAAGCAAGAATAATGTAGTTGTTTCATCTAATGATTTTGAAGGTGAAGTTACTCTTAAATTTGAAGTTGAAACATCATCTGGAGCAAAAGCAAAACTTAGTGACGCGCTAAAAACTATTGCTAATAACAACTTAGGAAAAGTACAAGTTTCTAAAGAAGATAAAGACAAAAAAGAAAAAGTTGAGGAAGCAATTAAAACAGCTCTTGTTGCAAAAGTTACAACATTAAAAGGCAAGGACTTAAAATTAAAAGCTGACTTAAGCAAGAATAATGTAGTTGTTTCATCTAATGATTTTGAAGGTGAAGTTACTCTTAAATTTGAAGTATAAGTGAAAAATTAATAATAATCTCAACGTATTATCGTTTTACAAACAAGTCAAATATAGGTCATAACAAGTGGCCTATATTTTAGTTCTATCATGTCACTAGTTTGCTTATAAACTCACCACTTTTGATATTTATTAATAGATTTATAAAGCATTTTTAAGGCTATTTTATAGCCTTTAAAGAAAGGATAAATTTATGAAAAAATCAAAGTTTGTATTACTTGGATCGGTTGCTTCTTTAGTTTCAATTCCATTTGTAGCAGCTAAATGTGGTGGTACTAAAGATGAAGAGAAGAAGCCAGCTGATACACAAGGTAGAGGTCAAAAAAATCCAGGCGACAATCAAAATTCTGGCACAGAAAATGGCGGAAATAGTAATGGTAACAGTGCAACAACAAACGAAAAGAAATCACTATCAGTGCTTATATCTAATGAAAATCAACAATTAGGTGAAATCAAGAAGAAAGACAAGGATAGCATTTTAGATGCGTTATTAGCAAAAAATAAAGCACTAAATCTTGACAAATCTCAATTAGATGTTAAAGATATTAAAGATGGGTCAGCAGTTGTTTTTGCTAAAAATGATAGCAAAAAATATAGAGGCCAAATCCTGGTTTCATTCACTTTAAATGCTTCTAGAACACCTGAAAATAGTGGTGGCGAAATTACAACTGAGAAGAGAAGTTTACCAGCATTAATTTCTAATCAAGGGCAACAATTAGGTGAAATCAAGAAGAAAGACAAGGATAGCATTTTAGATGCGTTATTAGCAAAAAATAAAGCACTAAATCTTGACAAATCTCAATTAGATGTTAAAGATATTAAAGATGGGTCAGCAGTTGTTTTTGCTAAAAATGATAGCAAAAAATATAGAGGCCAAATCCTGGTTTCATTCACTTTAAATGCTTCTAGAACACCTGAAAATAGTGGTGGCGAAATTACAACTGAGAAGAGAAGTTTACCAGCATTAATTTCTAATCAAGGGCAACAATTAGGTGAAATCAAGAAGAAAGACAAGGATAGCATTTTAGATGCGTTATTAGCAAAAAATAAAGCACTAAATCTTGACAAATCTCAATTAGATGTTAAAGATATTAAAGATGGGTCAGCAGTTGTTTTTGCTAAAAATGATAGCAAAAAATATAGAGGCCAAATCCTGGTTTCATTCACTTTAAATGCTTCTTAGAACACCTTAAAAATAGTGGTATAGAACTAGATAAAGTTATTATTTATAAAACATAAATCAAAAAACAAAAACCAAAGGTCAATCTAAACTTTTGGTTTTTATTGTATATTGATGCAGCAATACTTTCATTGCTAAGCTTAAGGATTTTTTAAAATGATGATTTTTCAAATTTTACAATCTCTTCATAATTATGAGGCCTTGTAGGAGTGTGCTCATCCCTTTCTTCTGGGGTTTCTTCCTTTTTAAATGCCTCAGCCAAATCCTTGGCTTTTTTCTCTTCTGCTTCTTTTTTCTTCTTTTCTTCTAAGTCTTTTTTCTTCCTATCCTCTAGGTAATTGACCTTCATTACTTTAGCTACACTTCCAAATTCAAGTTCTAATTCTTCAGCACCAACTTTAATTTTTATTTTTTGTTGTGCCTGTAAACCAAGTTTTTTATCTTTATCACTTTCAGAGACTAACTTGACAAGTTCTTTTTCTTTATCACCTAGTTTTGATGCAATCTTGTCTAGTACTGATTGATATGTATCTCCTTCCTTGAATGAGTTTTGTAAACGGTCTTCAAATTTTGGAGCTAAGCCTCAAATTGAATTTATTTTATCTTTTAAAACTTTAACATTTATTTCGCTCCCTTGTTGATCGCTACCACCTTCAGTTCCTGGATTTTGATTTCCTCCGGGATTATTTTGACCTCTACCTTGTGTATCAGCTGGCTTCTTCTCTTCATCTTTAGTACCACCACATTTAGCTGCTACAAATGGAATTGAAACTAAAGAAGCAACCGATCCAAGTAATACAAACTTTGATTTTTTCATAAATTTATCCTTTCTTTAATGGCTATAAAATAGCCTTAAAAATGCTTTATAAATCTATTAATAAATATCAAAAGTACAAGTATATGCTTAGCGACTGCTTACTAAAAACAACAGCAATATTTGCTGCTTAAACACATCAACATAAAATAATGAATATGCAATCGTTAACATAATTTTTATACTAATATTTTTGTTACAAACTATAGAAAAATCCTATTTTCAATAAGTTTTTATTATTTTGTCTTTTATAAAGAATGCATATTAAAAAAAGAATTAAGCAAATAAATAGAAACATAAAAATAAATCTTCACGATTCTGTTTTTTAACAAACTAAAACATTCTGTAATCTTAGATAAATTAATCTTTGTTTTTATAAAATAAAAACAGCAAGGCAAAATTCAGAATATCTCATTCGTAACTGTTTCGTATTTCTCTATATTCTAATAATTCTAAAAAAATATGTTTTAATATTAGAAATATATTTTTAATTGATTATATTTTCAAAATGACAATTTATAACTTATACAAAACGGATTATTTTTGTTGCTTTAACAAACTCAGAAACTAGGCAACAAAAAATTTTTGCTATTTTTTTTTTTTTTATATAATATTGTCATCTATTGATGAATATATTAAGCGCTAAAAAACTACATGCAACTTGATAACTTGATAAGTTGCAATTAGTAGAAGATTGTAGCGTTTTAATTAAATGGCTTAATTTGCTATTAATTTAGCACTTAATACATCATATAATAAATTGATATTTATTAATAGATTTATAAAGCATTTTTAAGGCTATTTTATAGCCTTTAAAGAAAGGATAAATTTATGAAAAAATCAAAGTTTTTATTACTTGGATCAGTTGCTTCAATGGCCTCAATTCCTTTTGTGGCTGCTAAGTGTGGTGGTACTAAAGATGAAGAGAAGAAGCCAGCTGAAATGCCTGGTGGAGGTCAAAAAGACCCTAAAACTCCAGCAGAAGGCAGTCAAAATCCAGGAACTGAAGGTGGCGGTAATCAACAAGGGAGTGAAATAAATGTTAAAGCTTTAAAAGATAAAATAAATACAATTTGAGGCTTAGCTCCAGAATTTAAAGACCGTTTACAAAATTCATTCAAGGAAGGTGATACATATCAATCAGTACTAGACAAGATTGCATCAAAACTAAGCGATAAAGAAAAACAACTTGTTAAATTAGCTTCTGATGATGATAAAAATAAGAAACTTGGCTTACAAGCACAACAAAAAATAAAAATTAAAGTTGGTGCTGAAGAATTAGAACTTGAATTTGGAAAAGTAGCCAATGCAAACGCTGCAGAAAATGATTTAAAAACAACAACAAAGCAAGCTTTAAACAAAGTTATAAC
This sequence is a window from Mycoplasmopsis agalactiae PG2. Protein-coding genes within it:
- a CDS encoding variable surface lipoprotein, whose protein sequence is MKKSKFLLLGSVASMASIPFVAAKCGGTKDEEKKPAEMPGGGQKDPKTPAEGSQNPGTEGGGNQQGSEINVKALKDKINTIWGLAPEFKDRLQNSFKEGDTYQSVLDKIASKLSDKEKQLVKLASDDDKNKKLGLQAQQKIKIKVGAEELELEFGKVANANAAENDLKTTTKQALNKVITKTELGEIAKKDSDTVKAALLEAVKGLKLDELTIDLDQRENKAKVKANAKSTIYEGEVTVTFTGTEGGGNQQGSEINVKALKDKINTIWGLAPEFKDRLQNSFKEGDTYQSVLDKIASKLSDKEKQLVKLASDDDKNKKLGLQAQQKIKIKVGAEELELEFGKVANA
- a CDS encoding ECF transporter S component → MNKILNTIKKKWHDFSFFPKLTIRKISFVGILIAISVVIFVVFASFVPLISIPTYKISFIGLPIKISGLIFGPLVGGTVGLISDIISFSMFPTFYNFYYTLAAIVDGVIAGLVGIIFLKILNYAFGGQFRDASFDNAIFKQKERLYKLVLEDPQSPKISKIKTKIIMLGEQRKSANVTNQEKKLLNINLLVALLLIVLTILFIYFVVFRVIDDSTIKQFSVIPNKIGLYALMTSGYLAMFIFLIVARFKMHPKRFLVIIPIVIFSAIIELINVPLLSLADYSTTGASSQAGSIITYMFQHIVFSPIKIWFNMFVIFFTYNVINPLVNKNSAIMYE
- a CDS encoding variable surface lipoprotein, coding for MKKSKFVLLGSVASLVSIPFVAAKCGGTKDEEKKPADTQGRGQNNPGGNQNPGTEGGSDQQGSEINVKVLKDKINSIWGLAPKFEDRLQNSFKEGDTYQSVLDKIASKLGDKEKELVKLVSESDKDKKLGLQAQQKIKIKVGAEELELEFGSVAKVMKVNYLEDRKKKDLEEKKKKEAEEKKAKDLAEAFKKEETPEERDEHTPTRPHNYEEIVKFEKSSF
- a CDS encoding variable surface lipoprotein; the encoded protein is MKKSKFVLLGSVASLVSIPFVAAKCGGTKDEEKKPADTQGRGQKNPGDNQNSGTENGGNSNGNSATTNEKKSLSVLISNENQQLGEIKKKDKDSILDALLAKNKALNLDKSQLDVKDIKDGSAVVFAKNDSKKYRGQILVSFTLNASRTPENSGGEITTEKRSLPALISNQGQQLGEIKKKDKDSILDALLAKNKALNLDKSQLDVKDIKDGSAVVFAKNDSKKYRGQILVSFTLNASRTPENSGGEITTEKRSLPALISNQGQQLGEIKKKDKDSILDALLAKNKALNLDKSQLDVKDIKDGSAVVFAKNDSKKYRGQILVSFTLNAS
- a CDS encoding variable surface lipoprotein; translated protein: MKKSKFLLLGSVASMAAIPFVAAKCGGTKEENKKPAEMPGGTEQPGKPGDTDQPAQPNPGTTPSTPAKPGKTPERMAQDTDVSGADISGSIKTPDTTATKTKLSDALKTIANNNLGKVQVSKEDKDKKEKVEEAIKTALVAKVTTLKGKDLKLKADLSKNNVVVSSNDFEGEVTLKFEVETSSGAKAKLSDALKTIANNNLGKVQVSKEDKDKKEKVEEAIKTALVAKVTTLKGKDLKLKADLSKNNVVVSSNDFEGEVTLKFEVETSSGAKAKLSDALKTIANNNLGKVQVSKEDKDKKEKVEEAIKTALVAKVTTLKGKDLKLKADLSKNNVVVSSNDFEGEVTLKFEV